TCTGATCAATATGTTCAGATTCTTACTGGAAGACATACAGcaccggaaagaattaagagaccactgcaacctctgttcctctgttcctcaaaaccttcctttttgattattataatttttttattattaagtccagtggtctcttaattttttccagggtTGTATGTTTGGGAAAGGCAACACATTAGTTGGGAATCGACACCTTTGACACACTTGGAGAAGAGCTGACTATCTGTCAAAACACGCAGGAAATCTTGGAAGCCCACCTCTCCATCCTCTGAAACCCATAAACAAAAAGAGCCATTCAGCCAGCCTATCAACTCAGCCCAAAAAAGGGGATCCAAGCAAAGAATAAGTATACTTTAGTGTATTATTTTGGGACCACTTAAGTTGTACTTCAAGTGTACAACAACAGTATTTAGTTACTGTTAAAATAGTAAAACACTTAATAACGTAATAAgtacttatttattttatactttAGTACTgccctcatcaatctacacacaataccataaagacaaagcaaaaacagttgtattaaatgtataaaaatgcgAACGCATATGGTTGccccccaaatggcaccctggtTGTCAATGTGAGGCACATAATTACATTGTGGGGTAATTTCAGATAGTGATGCAGAAATATACCATCGTAGTCAGCCGCCTGCATGGCTTTCTGCACCTCCTCTGGGCTGATAGAGACCCCCACCCTGTCCAGTGTACATGCCAGGCTCTTTGCATCAATACAGCCATTGCTGTTTTTGGCAAACTTAGCAAAGACTTCTTTGAAGACTGAGTGGGATATAAAAGACATCAAAACATGTTTAACTGAAGATTcctaataaaatgaataatgttttcattacagttgtgctaaaacgtttgcatacccttggagaattggtaacatatcatttttaaagaaaacatgagtgagtaggcaaaacacatttattttatttcttatgggattcatgttcaactgtaggttataacagaatggcacaatcttaaaacaaaacatggcaacaaagaaatgtttttactcacccctgttcaaatgtatgcatacccttagtttttaatactgtgtattgccccctttagcatcaatgacagtgtgcagtcttttgtcaTAGTTGTCTATAagttcatgcaaagtctttggtcgtcttgcatgaaccacacgtttgagatctccccagagtggcttgatgatattaaggtaaggagactgtgatggccactccagaaccttcatatgtttctgctgtaaccactggagggtcaacttggccttgtgcttagggtcattgtcgtgctggaaagtccaagagcgtcccatgagcagagttcatgcagaagaatgcaaattgtctgccagtattttctgataacatgctgcattcatcttgccataaattttcacaagattccctgtgcctttagagctcaccaaGGCCTTAAACATCAgtgagtcaccaccatgcttcaaagtggtgatggtattcttttcactataggccttgttgacccctctctgaACATAGAGCTTATGGTTGTgcccaaaaagctctattttgttctcatcactccaaattacagtgtgcctgaagctggcgtgtcaaggtgttgtcgggcatattgtaacctgacttttttgtggcattggcacagtaaaggcttctttctggtaacCCGACCATGcaactcatttttgttcaagtattgtcgtatcgtgctccttgaaacaatcacaccgtctttttccagagcagcctgtatgtctcctgaggttacctgtgagtttttcttGGTCTCCCGAACAATTCtcctggcagttttggctgaaatatttcaaggtctacctgaccttggtttggtattaagagatccccgaattttccacttcttctaggtgattgaacagtactgactggcatttgcaaggctttagatatctttttatattctcttccatctttataaagttccattaccttgttacgcaggtcttttgactgtcCTTTTCTgctcccatggctcagtatctagcctgctcagtgcatccacgtgagagctaacaaactcattgactttatacacagacactaattgcaatttaaaaagccataggagtgggaaattcacctttaattgccatttaaaCCAatgtgtgtcatcttgtgtgtctgtaacaaggccaaacattcaagggtatgtaaagttttgatcagggccatttgggtgatttctattatcgttatgatttaaaaaggagccaaacaactatgtgataataaatggcttcatatgatcaccatccttaaataaaatgtttgcatgtcatatcagtcatatttttcaaaatcaatgccataaattcacaatttctgccagggtatgttCATATTTGTAGACTAAAATATTAGaggacaaaataaattatgtattcTACATACCATCACACTCTGAATCGGTCAGTGGTTCGTCAGACACCATGTTTTCTTGGTCTTCAACATTGGAAATGCCTCTATCAGTACAGGCACCAGACAGTAGCGATGTTAGAAAACAGCAGTGAGAGTTGGGAGAATAGAAAATAGCAGGTATTACGTATAAATGGTCATGTTAGTGGAGTACTTACAGTGAGTCCAGGAACTCCCCCAGGTCCTCCGTTTTCATGGTGTGGACCGGCATCCAGTGGTGCAGGTTCTGCTTCTTGTTCTCTTTATATAAGATGGAGCCCTTCAGTGGTGGAACTGCTTTGAGTTTGAGCGGAGGGACTTTATCTGGGTCTGGAATCGGCTGGCTGGGCATTTTCTGCAGGTGATCACAAGAAATTGCGTCCTTCCTCCTGGTGATATTCCTGGGTTTGAATCGCTCCAACTCTGGCATCTGTTGGTTTGGCCAATGCTGGCTATTCCTGCTGTGCATGGTTCTCCTCTTGGTGACCTCTTTAGAATTAAGCCTCTCTGAATCGGTCCTGAATTGGTTGAGATGGTGCGGGATGTTGTAGGAAAGAGACGCCCTCCTGCTGTAGTCCTTGCTTCGTCTTTGCTCTAATCCACGGTAAGACCCTTTCGCTATTGGTAGGATATCATTACCTTCCTGTTCACCACATTTGGTCTTGAGGAAGCACTGGACTTTGCCACTTTTACTTGGACAGGCCTCAGACAAGCTGAACATGGGAGTGGTTGTTATTATAGAACCAACACCAGTCACCTCTGGGATACAGACCACCCTCATAATATTCTGTGCGTTTGTTGCCTTGGCAGAAGGCTTCACACTGGGCAGGTTGTCTTGGATGGTCAGGGGCTTGATTGCAGGTGATTTTATTTCCTTGACAGAAGGCTCCACACTGGGATGGTTATTCTGGATAGAAAGGGCCTTGATTACAGGAGCCATTGTTGCCTTGGCAGAAGGTTTCACATTAGGCAGGCTATCCTGGAAGGGCAGGGCATTGGTCACAGCCTCATGTTCCTTCACTACCTTAGCAGAAGTCTTCACGCAAAGCTGGCCATTCTGAGTGGGCAGGAGGTTAGTGACGGTCACGGCCTGGATAAGAGGAGGTATGGCCTCCCAATACACACTGGATTTATTGGTGAGGAGGAGTGGGAACTTGCTGGTGTTTTCTGGGGATGTAGATCTATCTGCACCCCTTTGGGACATAGTGGCATTTAACTGTGGCTCAGACATGGCAACGGTGTTAGTCATCACTTCGGGCTCAATAGGGACCCAATTAATACCATCCCAACTAACACCACCTCTTGGGGCCAACCCTACAGAGGAGTCTGCCACAGTCGGTTGCTCAACAAGGCCCGCGTTTGCATTGAGCTTGGAAGTAACCACATGTTTGGTGCTTAGACTGTTCCTCATCTTAGCATTGGTGTTCTGTGCATTTGAGCCTCTGGGATTTTCTAATGTGACACCGGCTGACTCAGGTGACACACCCCTGGACAGAACATAAGACTCTGAGCTGTCTGGAGTCTTCTTCCAGGCTTTGGCTTCTTCATTTTTACTGGGTGCTGCTATCTGTGCTCTGGCCTCCATCTGTTTGTCTTGTCTCTTGGAAGAAGTATTATTGGCGCCAGATGACAGATAGTGCTGAGGTGAGTCTATAGGAATACCTCCTTGCAAGCTGGGACACGTTTTGCCATCTGCCACAGGCTGCATAACTGCCCCCTGGTGGGCACTAGTGGTAGCTTGCTCTGACCCTGAACTAGACTTGACACCAGACCTTACAGGAGTCTTCAACATCAATTTAATCAGAAGCCTTGTAGCCTTCTTGAGAGAGAAAATAACTACTCAATAAATATCACAACTAAAAACGCCCAAGCATACAATACTAAagtaaagtaaaacaaaatgtcaatataGCCAACAATGTTTATGAACCATCTTAGAATAAGGTATGATTTGACTTGCCTTTGTACATCTCTTTGTGTCCTCCATTGTTTGACGATATGCAAACTTAAAGCTACATCGGTCTCTGTGAACTGATACCACTACCAAACAAATCCCCTAAAGCCCATAAAACCCTAAATTGTTGCCTAACCAACCTTAACGAAGAGCACGACGGCAATGGCCATCGATGGAAAAGCGAGCCCTCGTATCAGTGGTGCCAGGGCCTCTGATTTGGTACCAAATAGAAAAAGGCTGAACGTTCCCAGTAACAACGTAACCAAAGAACTCAATTGAGCTACTATGGTTACTTTTGGGGGAATGTGACGCGCAGCAATTGTTACGCTTCGCGCGAAAAAGACGCTGCCCATCTCGACTGAATTCTGTATCGGACGAACGTTGTATGTGTCGAGCAGGTTTGGCTCGAGAAATTAGAAATTGTTGCCGAATACAGTACCCAACTAGTTTGCTAATATTACTAGTAAGCTGTAGTATTTGGCTGTTCTATATCCGAAAATTCAACTCTTGCGTTAACCCTGCGTTAACCTAGCCTACATCGATGAATATCTCAGAACAATCCGCTTTACATATTCCCAAATATTCAGGAATTTCGGATGTGGCTTgttattgaaattattttatttgtacattaGGCCTTTGTATCATAAAATACATGAAGtgaatataataaaacacagttttgtaatattgaaaaaatacattcatctTGCATTCAATCATTTTATGCCTCCTAAACATGAATCATTTATGTAACTCATGCACCGTGTTCTCAACTATACACGTTTAGCTGTCCTGATCATACCAATGTCTCTAACTGAATCCAAttaatgtaaacattgatgGCTAACCTGTCTTGGACAATCATTAAGTTTTCCAGAGACTTTGACTTGAACAACCAATTATGTATAAGTTAATTTGCTTAAGGGCGCAACAATTGTTTATCTTATCAATTCATGTATTATAACTAGTGACCTTCAGTTCCTAGCCTAACACACTATGCCCATTAAACTAAACACTGCACATTGAGGCCGGCTCCACTACAATAAGGAACTGATTTATGTGGGTTCAGTAAACCATTAGGGTCCAGACCTTGTAGGGTAacagttgaatacccctgcctCTAGGCATTCTGCCACCTGTTGGTTGTTAACTCTGTGGGAACATTATTCATGTGCCTTTTGCACCCTCTGCAGGTAAAGAGAAGAATCACACTGGAAGCCGATaatgaaacacagccccagggATGAGACCGCAAACAATGACCTATCGTTTACAGTAACTAAGGGTGCTACTAACTCCAGGGGAATGCTCTCCGTAATATACACTGAGtgagtctgtgtttgtctccatACGTGTGTTTATGTTTCAGGACCATGTTATGGTACTGAGAATCCCACTGACTGGATCCTGCAGAACTCGCTCGGAAGCAGCAGGAAGGTGTCGCACTCCTGTTGCCATGGGGATTCTGTGACCTGGGTGAAAATCATGACCATATCTGCCAAAGAGTCAGTGTAAACTTGCTATGGAAAGGTGGGCTGTTAACATAGGCCTTGGATTAGGTGAGCATAAAGGTGACCATGTTTCCCTTCACAGGATTTGCTTTGGCAGTAAAATAGACTAGGATCACCCTGAAAGAGTAATGAGGCTCCGAAATGTCCAAATCTTATCACTAAAACCTGTAATGACAAGGATTTAGTCATGAACACAGAACTGCTTAGTAACAGACAAAGCAGTTGCTGGAGAGGATACAGTTAAACACATCCTTGATGTTTATCAGGTAGTCCTCAGAGTGTCTGGCTgcagacactgtggccctaaaAGACAGAGTTTATTGTCCACTTATTTAGACCCAGGGACGCCGGGAGAGAGATATGTTTCAGAACAGATGTAAAACAACGTGTACTTACCGTGTTAACTGACATTTTTCTCATGGATTGGCGGGATTGATCATAGGAAGCTGTTTCGGGGCctcaggagaggagaggtgtaTGAGAGTTAGGCTTGAGCCGAGGGGAAATGGCGTCAGTCCAGTTCCAGACAGTTGCTCTCTGCAGACTCATGACAATAGAACGAGTATTCTATTGAAAATAGAGGGAATGCTGTGGCCATTTTCCTCATCAATATGCTATTTAAATGATGTGCTGCCTGTTGTTGTCTTTACACATATTCAGTTGTTATCgctaatttgtttttgttgttgtttttcttctggAATGTTCAGAATGTATACGGCGGGCGAGGCGAGCGTGCCGGAATAACACCTCAGCTTAAATCCACACGTTGTTGTGTGTTcgtttgtgtttgttgttgttaatgtCTGCATTCCATGTCACCCGTGTTCTGCCAGGCCATTTGTCCCTGGAGGTGAGGCTGTcacctgccacacacacacgcacagtcagTCTCCAATGTTGTTTTGGCTGGAAGGCTGTTGGTCCTGGGTGGTTCATTAGGAACATTTGCTCCTGTCAACTCCAAAGggtaatgggggggggggggtgttatcACGTATTCCGACAGCTGAGATCAGCACTCCACCGCCACCCTTCATCCAACCATATACCTCACATGTCCAGTTCACTTCCACCCGAACATCAGTTTTATCCTGGATCTTCACCAAACCTCTTGCAGCACCCCGCCGTACATCAGTCAGTGGATTCAAGTCCAGTGGAGGTGCACTGAAAAATGGAAAACTCCTACCATGGTGGTGGGCAGAACATGGCGGTGGGCGGATCATGGCGGTGGGCGAAGCGTGGCGGTGGGCGGAGCATGGCGGTGGGCGGATCATGGCGGTGGGCGAAGCGAGGCGGTGGGTGGAGCATGGCGGCAGGCTGAGCGTGGCGGTGGGCTGAGCGTGGTGGAGAGCTAAATGCTGGTCTGCAGGGAAAGAGGACCActaggctggctggctgactggcagGTCGACTGGCTGGTTGTGGGACTTCTCTGACAAGCCCCTGGTATGTCAGTAGTGGTACTCAATCTCTCCAGGAAATTGGATTGGCTCCCAGCAGTTCTTCTGTTATTGTGGAGTCTGCTGTCAATCTCAGCCAAAACCCGGGCCAGAGACCCCACATTCCTCAGCCTCCGCACGAAGTACACTACATCAGTGTTGGAATGAAGAGCCCCTCCTGAGCCAAACAGTCCAACATTGCAACAGACACTAGAGCCATGATAGAGTGATAACCCGCGTCAGTAGGCGTAAATGTACATTGCTGAGCAAACCCAGTATCAGGAACTGGGTATGAATTGACAGCAGGGGGGTATTGCTCGCTGGACTTAGATTTCCTCTTATGCAAAATCACGTAAAATCCCACCCCTTCACTTTAGAAGGGAAATATGGGGCCTGGGGtcattttggggatttttttgCATCACCGGCAGGCAGCAGACACCTTTAACTCCAAGGCTTCAGGGTCTATCCATCCATGTTTGCATGTAGCCTGCCATCGCTGCTGGGATGTGCTGTATCCTTCTGTGTGGTACGATCACAAGACACCTATCCTttcaccttttcttttctctttcctttttctcttttaatttccttttctcttttcGATTTTCATCCGACGGACTGATTACGCCTCATTCCGCATTGCGAGTGACCTTCTTCAGGGGTCCCGGTAATCCACCGTATGGATAAGATCTACGTGAGCGGCCCCTTTGGCCGAGAGGTTGACGTGCAGTGGGGCGATTTGTTTTTAGCTCTGTATTTGTTTGGCTGCACATTGACCATGAACGTCTGGTCTGaagagtctgtctgtctatccccaAGGCCTTCCAAAATACAGCTCAACATGTGCGGCAAGACAGATGAAGCAACCccgaaagagaaagaaaaacctCAGGGTTGGAGGAAGGAAATTAGAAAATGCGGTCTTCTGTCCTTGTCGTAACCACACAATGTTGAGATTTGTTCAATAAATTTCTATTCTTAGAAATTCTCGTTTTTCTCATAAAGATTTGTAGgaatattttcatatatttcacTAAAGTGTGAGTGATATTAGATTGGACATGACTGCGTGTTTCTGAAAGCATTGCAGATACTGTACCAATGCTTAAGTCCGTCTCGTAAAATATCTTGGAATTTACAGTAAATGTGCTGCTAGTATTGTATCCCTGCAGAATGTGCTGTTTATGagcatgggtgtgtgtatttgagcctgtgtgtgttttactctCACCTCGTTGAGGTCCCTccaccattctctctctctctctctctctctctctctctctgggcagGGCCCACATGGAAGTGATTACGCTgcacagggagaaagaaattACAGAGAAAACCTACAGCCCTTCTTTCTTTAcccactcactcattcactcacacatacaGGCAGGCACAAACTcatgcagtcacacacacacacacacacacacacacacactgagcactGCTCAAACTCCACCAGCAAGACTCTGGCAGTACATTTCCACTCCTGAGCGTTTCGGGACAATGCGCCAGTGTGCTCCCCTACCTCTCTGGACGGCCCTCCCATAGTCTGAGTGAGTGAGCAGTGTAGGTACAGGGTTGTAAAGTCCTCTGAAAGACCGG
This is a stretch of genomic DNA from Esox lucius isolate fEsoLuc1 chromosome 11, fEsoLuc1.pri, whole genome shotgun sequence. It encodes these proteins:
- the LOC105013370 gene encoding uncharacterized protein LOC105013370, coding for MLKTPVRSGVKSSSGSEQATTSAHQGAVMQPVADGKTCPSLQGGIPIDSPQHYLSSGANNTSSKRQDKQMEARAQIAAPSKNEEAKAWKKTPDSSESYVLSRGVSPESAGVTLENPRGSNAQNTNAKMRNSLSTKHVVTSKLNANAGLVEQPTVADSSVGLAPRGGVSWDGINWVPIEPEVMTNTVAMSEPQLNATMSQRGADRSTSPENTSKFPLLLTNKSSVYWEAIPPLIQAVTVTNLLPTQNGQLCVKTSAKVVKEHEAVTNALPFQDSLPNVKPSAKATMAPVIKALSIQNNHPSVEPSVKEIKSPAIKPLTIQDNLPSVKPSAKATNAQNIMRVVCIPEVTGVGSIITTTPMFSLSEACPSKSGKVQCFLKTKCGEQEGNDILPIAKGSYRGLEQRRSKDYSRRASLSYNIPHHLNQFRTDSERLNSKEVTKRRTMHSRNSQHWPNQQMPELERFKPRNITRRKDAISCDHLQKMPSQPIPDPDKVPPLKLKAVPPLKGSILYKENKKQNLHHWMPVHTMKTEDLGEFLDSLGISNVEDQENMVSDEPLTDSECDVFKEVFAKFAKNSNGCIDAKSLACTLDRVGVSISPEEVQKAMQAADYDEDGEVGFQDFLRVLTDSQLFSKCVKAEGVDSSQFVELWERVFYKALNQMLESGTLSCSITGELVRYYHRKTLGLIRRSVRLGEQEDGRILNYYTKGVHLIGLKRKQLLKYIQPLPQIAHEMIAQNQKRTSPYSKRPSLYVDYYSSNSQRAFLRVKKCHVKTAKTWKPTEIMDCFRQLPVSHTGMEAEEMITPVKIKVNMTIKERNQLTYNEINKITQMSKSGLKGYLEALTQLKRRDAWNLWVSLQYLVHNQKDFFQTFTTYSWSWSGCCNTTGIRDLDALYRSSPSLSRSQLPEPTDIKQLTSSNQCG